In Trifolium pratense cultivar HEN17-A07 linkage group LG7, ARS_RC_1.1, whole genome shotgun sequence, a genomic segment contains:
- the LOC123896481 gene encoding TIR-only protein-like produces the protein MQTSLAISRNLFNHHRKATQIMATRLMEPSDVFLNHRSTDTKRTVATRLYDNLKRHGINSFLDEKSMKPGDKLFEKINNGIMECKIGVAVFSPRYCESYFCLHELALLTALNKKVIPIFCDVKPSQLRVVNNTKWSKEEHRRFRWALDEAKYTVGLTYNSSKGNLSEFVTNASEIIIGSMIELENEEAEKHQYTYMALVPKYNSSICYMALVSKFLAFDN, from the exons ATGGCAACAAGATTAATGGAACCAAGTGATGTTTTTCTTAACCATAGAAGCACCGATACGAAGAGAACGGTCGCAACTCGTCTTTATGACAACCTTAAAAGACATGGTATAAACTCTTTCTTGGATGAAAAGAGCATGAAACCGGGTGATAaattatttgagaaaataaacaatGGAATCATGGAGTGTAAGATTGGTGTAGCGGTTTTCTCTCCACGTTATTGTGAGTCTTATTTTTGTCTCCATGAACTTGCACTTTTAACGGCGCTTAATAAGAAGGTTATTCCTATATTTTGTGATGTTAAGCCTTCTCAATTGAGGGTTGTTAATAATACAAAATGGTCGAAGGAGGAACATAGGAGATTTAGATGGGCTCTTGATGAAGCTAAGTACACTGTTGGACTCACCTACAATTCTTCAAAAGG GAACTTGTCCGAATTTGTGACTAATGCTTCAGAAATAATCATTGGAAGCATGATAGAACTTGAGAATGAAGAGG CTGAAAAACATCAATATACCTATATGGCTTTAGTTCCTAAGTATAATTCAAGCATCTGCTATATGGCTttagtttctaaatttttaGCTTTTGACAATTGA
- the LOC123896482 gene encoding TIR-only protein-like, which translates to MATRLMEPSDVFLNHRSINTKRTVATRLYDNLKRHGINPFLDEKNMKPGDKLFEKINNGIIECKIGVAVFSPHYCQSYFCLHELTLLTALNKKVIPIFCDVNPSQLRVVNNAKWSKEEHRRFRWALDEAKYTVGLTYNSSKGNLSEFVTNASEIIIGNMIELENMERR; encoded by the exons ATGGCAACAAGACTAATGGAACCAAGTGATGTGTTTCTCAACCATAGAAGCATCAATACGAAGAGAACGGTCGCAACTCGTCTTTATGACAACCTTAAAAGACATGGTATAAACCCTTTCTTAGATGAAAAGAACATGAAACCGGGTGATAaattatttgagaaaataaacaatGGAATCATTGAATGTAAGATTGGTGTAGCGGTTTTTTCACCACATTATTGTCAATCTTATTTTTGTCTCCATGAACTTACACTTTTAACGGCActtaataaaaaagttattcCTATATTTTGTGATGTTAATCCTTCTCAATTGAGGGTTGTTAATAATGCAAAATGGTCGAAGGAGGAACATAGGAGATTTAGATGGGCTCTTGATGAAGCTAAGTACACGGTTGGACTCACCTACAATTCTTCAAAAGG GAACTTGTCCGAATTTGTGACTAATGCTTCCGAAATAATTATTGGAAACATGATAGAACTTGAGAATATGGAGAGGAGATGA